Genomic DNA from Turicibacter faecis:
CTGTTGATGCAGAAGAACTTTGAACGACGGCAGTCATAATGGCCCCAACTAAGATACCTAAGAACATATTTCCTTCAAGTGCCACAATTAAATCTTGGAAGAAAGTTGTCTCGGCAATTGGGCTCATTGACTCTTTCATCGTGGATAATCCCATGAACAGTAAACCAAAGCCGAAAATAATTTTTCCGATTTCTTTTCGATTTTGTTGCTTCATAAATAAGATGAGTGCCGCTCCGATAATAATGAATAACGGAATGTAATCGTCAATTTTAAATGTAATTAATTGACCCGTAATCGTTGTCCCGATATTGGCCCCCATAATAACCCCTACAGCTTGGTATAAGCTCATTAAACCGGCGTTAACGAAACCAACGACCATGACCGTAGTTGCACTACTACTTTGAATAATTGCTGTGACAATTGTTCCTACTAATGCCCCTTTAAACGGATTCGTAATGGCTTTATCGAAGAAAGATTTTAAACGAGATCCTGCAGCGTTTTCAAGACCGTCTCCCATAAATTCCATACCGAATAAAAATAAGGCGAGTCCACTAAATAGACCTAGTAAGATGTTTATGTGTTCCATACAGTTACCTCCAAATTTTATCCTGTTCAATCATACTACAAAATCGCTTAAATGAAAATAATATGTTAATAGAATTACCCATATTTAAATTAAAAAACCGTCATAATTTTTGAAATTATAAATATTTATCAATTTTTATAAAATCGTTTTTGAATCTAAGGAGAAAAGAGCATTCATTGTTGGGATGATATTGTTATTTATAAAGGTTGTAATTCTCATTTGTTGTGAGGAAAGAGAGGGGAGCTTCCTAAATTAATGATCATTGCTTTATGACAAAATTCAGGACTTTAAAGAGGATTTTTTTATTTTTTAGGAAGATAGAGATTGGTTTACGTTAAATAAATCAATTTACGATTAAGGGGAGTTATGCTCATAACTTATAAGACAGTGACGTAATATTTCTTATGAAATCGAAAATAAATGATTTATATTTATAAATCACCGTATGTTATTGGATGAAATGTCTAAAACTAACAAAGATTGGGGGCTTTATCCTATAAAATAACTGATTTTAAAAGAAGGTTATTATATTATTTGGTTTTAAGATACTAATTTAGTATAATAAAATTAATTTGAAAAAAATGTAGATGATTTGAACGGAGGAAATATGACATGCAAAAACCTGTTTTAACGATATCAGAATTACATGCGAATGTTGAAGATAAAGAAATTTTAAAAGGTGTAAATTTAGAAATTAAAGGGGGAGAAGTTCACGCGATTATGGGGCCAAACGGAACGGGGAAATCAACGCTTTCTTCGACGATTATGGGGCATCCAAAATATAAGGTGACAGGTGGTCATGTCACATTAAATGAAAAAAATGTGTTAAAAATGTCAGTTGATGAACGTGCACGCGCAGGATTGTTTTTAGCGATGCAATATCCAGCAGAGGTTCCTGGTGTGACAAATTCAGACTTTTTACGCACAGCTATGCAAACGCGTATGGAAGACGGAAAGGATGTTCCATTATTTAAATTTATTCGTGAATTAGATAAGAGTGTGGCAAAGCTTGAAATGAGAGAGGATTTACCTCATCGTTATTTAAATGAAGGATTTTCAGGTGGAGAAAAGAAACGAAATGAAATTTTACAAATGCTCATGTTAAAACCGAGTATTGCCATTTTAGATGAAATTGACTCAGGACTAGACGTCGATGCGCTTCGAATCGTAGGAGAGGCTGTCAACTCAATGCGAAGTGAAAACTTTGGGTGCTTGTTAATTACTCACTACCAACGTTTACTTGATCACATTAAGCCTGACTTTGTCCATATTATGATGAAAGGACGTATCGTTAAGTCTGGTGGTGCAGAATTAATCGAAAAAATTGATCGTGAAGGATATGATTGGATTAAAAAAGAATTAGGGATTGACGATGAACGCGTCATTGTAGAAGATGAAAAACGTAAAGTTGTATCAATTGGAACGTGCGCAACGAAAGAAATGTTAGACCTTTAATCTAAGCCAATACTATTAAGTTTATAAATAAATGAAAGTTTAATGTAATAGATGAAAGGGGTCAAATAAAATGACGCAGTTACCAAATTGGTTTAATGAAATGCAAAAAACGGCATTGGATAAAATGAAGACATTGGCCTTGCCTAAAGCGGATGGCACAGTGATTAAAAAGTGGGCTTTTGATCAACCTGAGATGCGTCAGGAGATGAAAGTTAATCAGGAGGATGTTTTATCAGCACTCACGTTTTTAAATGATGAAGCGGAAAAAAACATGATGATTGTTTGTGACGGTGAAATAATCTATAAGAAGTTAACCGAGGCATTTGATGGTGTAACGATTGCGACTTTAGAAGAAGCGTTAACGACGTATGAGGAGTTATTTAAATCTCATTTAATGTCGGTAGTTCCAATGGAGGAAAATCAATTAGTCGCGACTAATGTTGCGCATTTAAATAGTGGATTATTTATTCATATCCCTAAGAATAAGGTCATTGAAGAATGTTTGAATGTCATCTATGTTCAAATGAACGGATCGTTAATGAATCGCACACTCGTGGTGGCGGAACCGAATTCCCAATTTAAATATATCGAAAATTATTACAATCAGTCTCAAGCGATGATTAATGCGGTGTCTGAGGTTGTTGTTTTAGATAATGCGCAAGTTGAGTATGCGGCAATGGATCGATTACACGAACAAACAACGGTTTATCAATGTCGTAAAGCTTCAGTTTCCTCAAATGGTAGATTTTTATTATCATTGGGTGCATTAAATGATGGAAATACGGTATCTGAAAACTTAGTAGATTTAAATGGACAGGGTGCGTCGGCATGGGTGAAGACGGTTGCTATTGCAGAAGGTGGACAAAAGCAAAATATTACAATTAATATTGAGCACCATGCCCCGTATACAGAGGGTCACATTGTGAATCATGGAGTGTCAAAGGATGCAGCGCAGTTAACGTTTAATGGAATTGGAAAGATTAATAAAGGAATGCGTGGATCAAATGCTCAACAGGAAAGTCGTGCGATGATTTTATCTGAAACGGCCCGCGCTGATGCTAATCCAATCTTATTAATTGATGAATACGATGTGCAGGCGGGACATGCTGCGGGTGTCGGAAAAGTTGATGAAGAACAACTTTATTATTTAATGAGTCGTGGGTTAACGCGCCAAGCGGCCGAAATTTTAATTATTCATGGGTTTTTAATGCCTTTTATTGAAGATATTCAAAGTGAATCAATTAAAGCTGAATTCGTAAAAGTAATCGAACGTAAAATTAACGCTTAAAGAGGTGAATGTAATGTCAATTGATGTGAATCGAATCCGTGAAGATTTTCCTATTTTAAAGGAAGAGATGAATGGGCACCCTTTAGTTTATTTAGATAGTGGTGCAACGACATTAAAGCCTCAAAAGGTCATTGATGCCGTCAATAATTACAATACAAAGACAACCTCAAATGTTCATCGTGGCGTCTATCAGTTGAGTAATGATGCCACTGAATTATACGAGGGAGCTCGAGAAAAGGTTAGACAATTAATTAATGCTAAGACGGCATCTGAAATTGTCTTCACTAAAGGGGCGACGCATTCTTTAAATTTAGTGGCCCAAAGTTTCGGTCTCTATCATTTAAAGGCAGGAGACGAAATTATTGTGTCTGAGTTAGAACACCACAGTAGTTTCTTACCTTGGCAACACGTAGCACGGGTGACGGGGGCTGTTTTAAAGTTTATTCCTCTTGATGCGACAGGACATATTACGGTTGACAATTTTAAAAAAGTTTTAAGTGAAAAGACGAAGGTTGTTGCCATTAACTATGTTTCTAATGTAATGGGGTATGAATCGCCAATTAAAGAAATTACTGCATTAGCTCATGAAGTGGGAGCGATTGTTTCAGTTGATGCTGCACAGGCTGTTCCGCATATGAAGATTGATGTTCAAGACCTAGATTGTGATTTTTTATCATTTAGTGCTCATAAAATGTGTGGGCCGACTGGGGTTGGTGTTTTATACGGTAAATATGATCTTTTAAATTCATTAGAGCCTATTGAATTTGGTGGAGAGATGATTGATATCGTAGGAGAAACAACATCAACTTGGAAAGATGCTCCTTATCGCTTTGAAGCGGGAACACCTGTTATTGCAGGTGCGATTGGATTAGGAGCAGCAATTGACTACTTACAATCTATTGGCTTTGATGCGATTGCTCAACACGAGTTGGAACTTCGTGAATATGCGGTTTCAAAGTTAGATGAATTAGGTGGAATTACAATCTTTAATCGTGATGCAAAGACGGGGATTATCTCATTTAATATCGATGGGGTTCATCCGCATGATGCAGCGACGATTTATGATACGGAAGGAATTTGTGTTCGTGCAGGACATCATTGTGCGCAACCCCTTATGGGATGGCTATGCCAACCTGCTACACTAAGAGCAAGTTTTTATTTATATAATACAAAAGAGGAAGTGGATGCATTTATTGAGGCCACTCGTAAAGGAAAGGAGTTTTTTGACGGTGTCTTTTTCTAATTTAGAGCAACTATATCGCCAAGTTATTATGGATCATTATAAAAATCCTCGTAATAAAGGATTATTGCAAGAGGACGGATATCATGAAGTACATTTAAAAAATCCAACCTGCGGCGACGATATTACTGTTCAAGTAAAGGTTGAAGATGGAAAACTGACTGATTTACGTCATCAAGGGACAGGGTGTTCAATTTGCTGTTCTTCAGCGTCTGTTATGACGCAAACATTAAAGGAAAAAACATTAGATGAAGCTCAAGCTATTACAAATAACTTTTATGAACTAGTAAAAGGAAACGACTATGATGAAGAGTTAGATATGGGGGATTCACCTGTTTATCAAGGTGTTTCAAAATTTCCAGCACGTGTAAAATGTGCAACTATTTCATGGAAGGCTGCAGAGCAAGCGATTAACGAATTAAAAAAATAAGAGTTAAGATGGATATCATACCAAACCGAAATGGAGGGTTACTGGGTGAGCGCTGAAATAAAAGAAAAAAAGCATGAACTTGAAGGTATTGTAACGGACTATAAATACGGTTTTAAGACCGAACATAAAAATTTAAAAGACACGGGAAAAGGAATTTCTGAAGCGGTTGTTAGGGAAATCTCAGCGATTAAAGGTGAACCAGAGTGGATGCTTAATTATCGGTTAAAGGCTTATGCCCATTTCGCAAAAACAAAGATGCCAGCATGGGGACCTGACTTATCAGAAATTGACTTTGACGAGTATACTTACTACATTAAACCTTCTGAAAAGGCTGAAAATAGTTGGGAAGACGTTCCTGATGAAATTAAGGATACATTTGATAAATTAGGAATTCCTGAAGCAGAGGCTAAATTTTTATCAGGGGTTTCAACTCAATATGAATCAGAAGTGGTTTATCACAATAACCAAAAAGAACTTGAAGAAGCTGGCGTTATTTTTATGGATACAGATTCTGCCTTACGCCAATATCCAGATTTATTTAAAGAATATTTTGGTAAGGTTATTCCATATGCGGATAATAAATTTGCCGCGTTAAACAGTGCAGTTTGGTCAGGAGGATCGTTTATTTACGTTCCAAAAGGGGTTAAAATTGAAAAACCGCTCCAATCTTATTTCCGTATTAATACAGAAAGCATGGGACAATTCGAGCGAACATTGATTATTGTTGATGAGGGAGCTGATATCCATTATGTTGAAGGATGTACGGCACCGACCTATTCTGCCGATTCGTTACACGCCGCTGTTGTAGAGATTTATGTTCGCAAAGGTGGGCGTTGTCGATACTCAACGATTCAGAACTGGTCAAATAATATTTTAAACCTAGTAACGAAACGTGCTGTGTGTGAAGATTACGCGCATATGGAATGGATTGATGGGAATATCGGATCAAAGATTACAATGAAGTATCCGGCGTGTGTGTTAAAAGGTGAAGGTGCGAAGGGAACAACGATTTCAATTGCTTTTG
This window encodes:
- the sufU gene encoding Fe-S cluster assembly sulfur transfer protein SufU, producing MSFSNLEQLYRQVIMDHYKNPRNKGLLQEDGYHEVHLKNPTCGDDITVQVKVEDGKLTDLRHQGTGCSICCSSASVMTQTLKEKTLDEAQAITNNFYELVKGNDYDEELDMGDSPVYQGVSKFPARVKCATISWKAAEQAINELKK
- the sufB gene encoding Fe-S cluster assembly protein SufB, translating into MSAEIKEKKHELEGIVTDYKYGFKTEHKNLKDTGKGISEAVVREISAIKGEPEWMLNYRLKAYAHFAKTKMPAWGPDLSEIDFDEYTYYIKPSEKAENSWEDVPDEIKDTFDKLGIPEAEAKFLSGVSTQYESEVVYHNNQKELEEAGVIFMDTDSALRQYPDLFKEYFGKVIPYADNKFAALNSAVWSGGSFIYVPKGVKIEKPLQSYFRINTESMGQFERTLIIVDEGADIHYVEGCTAPTYSADSLHAAVVEIYVRKGGRCRYSTIQNWSNNILNLVTKRAVCEDYAHMEWIDGNIGSKITMKYPACVLKGEGAKGTTISIAFAGEGQIQDAGAKMIHLAPNTSSTIISKSLSRNGGNVTYRGIVEHGKKAKGAKSHVECDTIILDSLSKSDTIPYNIVKNDDVTIQHEATVSKVSEEQLFYLMSRGLTEEQATEMIVMGFIEPFAKELPMEYAVELNQLLKLEMNGSIG
- the sufC gene encoding Fe-S cluster assembly ATPase SufC, coding for MQKPVLTISELHANVEDKEILKGVNLEIKGGEVHAIMGPNGTGKSTLSSTIMGHPKYKVTGGHVTLNEKNVLKMSVDERARAGLFLAMQYPAEVPGVTNSDFLRTAMQTRMEDGKDVPLFKFIRELDKSVAKLEMREDLPHRYLNEGFSGGEKKRNEILQMLMLKPSIAILDEIDSGLDVDALRIVGEAVNSMRSENFGCLLITHYQRLLDHIKPDFVHIMMKGRIVKSGGAELIEKIDREGYDWIKKELGIDDERVIVEDEKRKVVSIGTCATKEMLDL
- the sufD gene encoding Fe-S cluster assembly protein SufD, translating into MTQLPNWFNEMQKTALDKMKTLALPKADGTVIKKWAFDQPEMRQEMKVNQEDVLSALTFLNDEAEKNMMIVCDGEIIYKKLTEAFDGVTIATLEEALTTYEELFKSHLMSVVPMEENQLVATNVAHLNSGLFIHIPKNKVIEECLNVIYVQMNGSLMNRTLVVAEPNSQFKYIENYYNQSQAMINAVSEVVVLDNAQVEYAAMDRLHEQTTVYQCRKASVSSNGRFLLSLGALNDGNTVSENLVDLNGQGASAWVKTVAIAEGGQKQNITINIEHHAPYTEGHIVNHGVSKDAAQLTFNGIGKINKGMRGSNAQQESRAMILSETARADANPILLIDEYDVQAGHAAGVGKVDEEQLYYLMSRGLTRQAAEILIIHGFLMPFIEDIQSESIKAEFVKVIERKINA
- a CDS encoding cysteine desulfurase — encoded protein: MSIDVNRIREDFPILKEEMNGHPLVYLDSGATTLKPQKVIDAVNNYNTKTTSNVHRGVYQLSNDATELYEGAREKVRQLINAKTASEIVFTKGATHSLNLVAQSFGLYHLKAGDEIIVSELEHHSSFLPWQHVARVTGAVLKFIPLDATGHITVDNFKKVLSEKTKVVAINYVSNVMGYESPIKEITALAHEVGAIVSVDAAQAVPHMKIDVQDLDCDFLSFSAHKMCGPTGVGVLYGKYDLLNSLEPIEFGGEMIDIVGETTSTWKDAPYRFEAGTPVIAGAIGLGAAIDYLQSIGFDAIAQHELELREYAVSKLDELGGITIFNRDAKTGIISFNIDGVHPHDAATIYDTEGICVRAGHHCAQPLMGWLCQPATLRASFYLYNTKEEVDAFIEATRKGKEFFDGVFF